Proteins from a single region of Diorhabda sublineata isolate icDioSubl1.1 chromosome 2, icDioSubl1.1, whole genome shotgun sequence:
- the LOC130453020 gene encoding uncharacterized protein LOC130453020 has translation MMTEDNGNIMAGQLKPTSSSNEDLSEYTDADESISAPTEILAEFLSAVMLKDYETALKYCKLILQYEPNNSTAKEFYPLIIEKLQMMNKEDIDSNNDSEEEGGSEDSSSSSDSENTTSEDSSDGQEEDEEEEEEEGIEAGQAGEDKRSKGSSEGDGTTGSYSSLEDDEADPVDQLAALAARYQIDNVNLGNGNKIYNTNLSTTMGCQNKMALFNSKMKMSAANANTTQENQLPFGTSSDSESPTEPVTQQTVALLRARVVPSNI, from the exons ATGATGACAGAAGATAACGGCAATATAATGGCGGGGCAACTGAAACCGACTTCGAGTAGCAACGAGGATCTTAGTGAATATACCGATGCTGACGAGAGTATTTCAGCGCCAACGGAAATACTTGCAGAA TTTTTGTCTGCTGTTATGCTCAAAGATTATGAAACAGCTCTGAAATATTGCAAATTAA TTCTTCAATACGAACCAAACAATAGTACAGCAAAAGAATTTTACCCACTCATCATTGAAAAGCTTCAAATGA tGAATAAAGAAGACATTGATAGCAATAATGATAGCGAAGAAGAGGGAGGCAGCGAAGATAGCAGCAGTTCAAGTGATTCAGAGAATACGACATCCGAAGACAGTAGTGATGGTCAA GAAGAGGATGAGgaggaagaagaagaggagGGTATCGAAGCTGGTCAGGCAGGCGAAGATAAACGGTCTAAAGGATCTTCCGAAGGAGATGGAACAACGGGAAGTTATTCCAGTCTAGAAGATGATGAGGCTGATCCTGTGGACCAGTTGGCAGCTTTGGCAGCACGATATCAAATCGATAACGTCAATCTGGGCAATGGAAACAAAATAT ACAATACCAATCTATCGACTACAATGGGATGCCAGAACAAAATGgcattattcaattcaaaaatgaaGATGTCGGCGGCTAACGCGAATACAACTCAAGAAAATCAACTTCCGTTTGGAACGAGCTCCGATTCAGAATCCCCTACAGAGCCAGTCACCCAACAAACGGTCGCCTTGCTCAGGGCAAGAGTAGTGCCAAGCaacatataa